GTCACAAGAGTTATATTTAAATACTTTATTCCAAGCTCATTTGCTAAAGCTACCTCGGGATACTGAGTCATTCCAATAACGTCAAACCCCATCTTGGAGTACCATCTGCTCTCAGCTAAAGTAGAAAATCGCGGTCCCTGAATAACCACACACGTACCTTTTTTATGAAATCTGTATCCAAGTTCTTCTAAAACATTGATTGCAATTTCTCTCATCTGTTCATCATAAGGCTGTGCCATTGAGGTGTGCTTTACATCTCCAATATCCGAAAATGTATCCTCCCGTCCCCATGTTCTGTCAACAAACTGGTCAACAATTACAAAATCACCCGGCATAATCTCTTTTTTTAAGCTTCCACACGCTGTTGTTGAAATAATCTTATCAACACCAAGTTCTTTTAATGCATATATATTTGCCTTATATGGCACTTTATGAGGAGGGTAAATATGGGTTTTACCATGCCTCGGAATAAACGCAACTTCTTTCCCTTCTACTTTTGAAATTGCTATTTTATCACTTGGTTTGCCATACGGGGTTTCAATCTCTATCTCTTTAACATTTTCCAAAAAAGAGTAAAATCCAGAACCACCTATTATCCCTATCATAACAGATTAGATCTCCTTTCCATTTATATCAATAAACACATATATTGTCAAAAGGCCTGCTGCGGTATAAGCTTTTTCCAGCAGGCCTTTAAAACTTATATGGTCATTACTTTACTTCCGTTGGTATCTTTATCTTACCAGCTTTTATATCAGCAATTACCTTGTTTATTTTGTCGCTCACACTCTTTGGAACACCTTTCATAAATGGTGCAAGCCCAACACCATTGTTTTTCAACTCGAAGTAAAGGATACCACTTTTGAATTTTCCATTTAATGTATCCTTTATAACGCTATATGTTGCAACGTCAACTCTCTTCATTGCAGAGGTAACAACAGTGTTTGGCGCCACATAGCTCTGGTCTGAGTCTACACCAATTGCATAAACTCCCTTTTCTTTTGCAGCCTGGATAACACCAAGACCTGTCTGCCCAGCTACCTGGAATACAAAATCTGCACCCTGTGCTATTATAGAAAGCGCTACTTGCTTACCTGATGCTGGGTCATCAAACTTACCAGTATATTTGATTATAACTTTTGCTTTTGGAATCTCTCTCAAAACACCAGCTTTAAAACCTGCGATGTATCTGTCAACAGGTGGAATCTTCATACCACCTACAACTCCAAATACATTCTTTCCAGTTGTTTTGCCAAACTTGCCTTTCTCCAGCAATGCTGCTGCAACACCTGCTAAGTAGCCTGCTTGTTCTTCTCTGAACATAGCTGAGGCAACATTAGGAAGATTAGAAATCTCAGAGTCGATAATTAAAAATTTTGTCTTTGGAAACTGCTTTGCAACTGTCACAACTGAATCGTGCATTAGAAAACCAACTGTAATAATTAAATCATAATTAGCTTTTGCAAGTTTTTGTAAGTTCGGAATATAGTCTGTCATCTGCTTTGATTGAATGAGAGTTGTCTTGATTTTGAGTTCTTTCTCTGCCTTCTTTAAACCCTCATATGCCGACTGGTTGAAACTTCTGTCATTGACACCACCAACGTCTGTAACAAGCCCTACCTTAAAAACTTTTTGGGATGTAGACCCATTTGCCATGTTCCAAGATACATTTAAGCTTAACAAAAGTGCAGCAATCACAACAAGACTTAACACTGCATATAGCCTTTTCTTCATATTCTTCATAAAAAGCAAACCTCCTTTTTATTTTTTAGATGTCAGACATCTAACATCTGACATCTGACATTACTATTTTATAATCTTTGTTCAAAAAAGTCAATATGAAAATTTGTAAATTTGTGAACTATAATATAAAAGGCTGCTTTATTGGGTCGCAGCCCCTTGCTACAATTATTGTTTTACATATACAATTCCTTTACCTTCTCGTGAGCCATGTACTCTAAAGTGTCATCTAACTTCTCGAATTCCAAAGCATCAAAAGCATACTTTCTTTCAAGAGCTTTTTTGAGTATATAATCTGCAATATGTGGATTTTTAGGAAGAAGAGGACCGTGCAAATAAGTACCTATAACGTTTTTATAAATTAGCCCCTCAAACCTGTCCTTTCCGTTATTGCCAAAACCTTTTAGGACCTTGCCAAAAGGTTGATAACCATGATATGTCCTACCACCGTGATTTTCGTAACCTACTACTGTTTTTGGAAAAACATCTAATGTTGTTTCAATGACTATATTCCCAATTAGCCTTTTGTTTTCAGACTTAGTATAAAAGCCCAATACTCCAAGTCCTTTTATTACATTTTGGTTTGCATCAATATAAGCCTCCCCTAAGAGCTGATACCCTCCACAAATTGCAAGCAGGCAAACTCCATCTTCAATCAGACTTTTAAGCAAATCTTTTAAGTTTAGCAAATGACTATACATAATTCCTTGCTCCCTGTCAGATGCCCCTCCAAGTAGGATTATATCTGCACTTTTTAAAATATCCTCGTTAGAATTGAAGTTATATTCAACAATATTTGCCTTCATACCTCTCCATTCACATCTTTTTTGCAGCGTAATGATATTACCTCTATCACCATATAAATTTAAAGCTTCTGGAAACATATTCACAATGTTTAGCTCCAATCCAATCACCTCATGTTTTTTTCAAACTCTCTACTATTTTCTTTGTCTTAAACAAAGCTGTATATGTGGGAAGAATGTAAATCTTGTGAGCTTCTTCTAATGAAATTACTTTTTTCAAATCTTTTTCAAAATCAATAAACTCAAAATCTTTTAGTTCAAAACTACTGTACTTAACTCTCAGCGCCATATCCTCTTTTCTTTTACCACCAAAAAATAAAGCCCTAATATTTTTAACTTCACTTAATATGTCAAAATCGGCATCCCAAATCCATGAGACATCTTTTCCATCAGCAGCGTTGTCATTGAGAATAAAAACAATTGCTTTAGGGCAAGGGTCATCTGCTATTACTTTCAGTGTCTCACTCATACCAATTGGATTTTTGACAAGAGATATGACTACTTGTTTGCCATATACTTCAACTTCCTCCATGCGGCCAAGTTTGTTTGTAAAAGTCTCAACCCGGTCTTTTATTTTATTCGTTTCTATCCCAAGTAACATAGCAACAGACATCGCTGCACAGACATTGTAAAGGTTATAAATGCCCCCTACTTTCCATCTAATATCTTGAATTTTTGTGCCATTTTCTCTATCCATAAAGTCAAATACAAAACTGCCATCTTCAGACTTTATATTCGTAATCAAAAACCTGCTTTCAGGATTTTTATATCCGCACTGAGAACAAATGTATTTTCCAAGATGTCCAACATTATAAAACGTATACTCAAGCTGGCTATTACAAACTGGGCAAAACCATGAATCAAGTGTAACATTTGCTAACCTGCTGAGCGCATTTTCATCAACACTATAAAATACCTTTTTTTCTCCGCTGTAACTTGCTAAATTTGGATCATCTGCATTGATAACTGCCAAAGCTCCATTTATATGGCTCAATATTAGATCTTTTACTCTGTCAAGTTCACCATACCTGTCAAGCTGGTCTCTAAAAACATTTGTTGTCACAAATATATCCGCTTTTAAATCCTTTGTAACAACAGGTAGTGATCCCTCATCAACCTCAAAACAGGCTATCTCATAGCTTTTTTTGAGGTTATTTATAAACGCACTTATTATCCCATTTACCATGTTAGAACCTTTTAGATTTGAAAGAATGGTTTTGTCAGGACTTATTATCCAGTTTATAAGGTTGTTAGTTGTTGTTTTACCATTTGTACCAGATACAAGTATTTTAAATCTGCACCTTCTGTCAATCTCCTTTAAAATATCTGGGCAGATTTTATAGGCAATCTTGCCAGGTGCACTTGTCGCATCTTTTCTTAAAAGCTTGAGCAATAGTTTTGCTGTTATTCCTGCAAAAGTGGCTAAATAAAATCTTAAGTTTTTCAATATTTTTCATCCCCTTGTCTACAAATACTTCATAAAGATAAAAAGCAAGGCTTTGCCTTGCTAATTTCCCATATCTTAAGCACGTGGATGTGCTTTTTGATAAACCTCTTTTAGCTTGACATTCGCAACCTGAAGATATCTTTGAGTAGTTGAAATATCAGCATGCCCAAGCATCTGCTGGACAGCTCTCACATCTGCTCCATTTTCAATTAGATGTGTTGCAAAAGAATGCCTTAATATGTGCGGAGTTATTTCCTTATTTATACCTGCCACATTAGCGTAGAATTTTACAATTTTCCAAAATCCTTGCCTTGTCATCCTTGCCCCATTGAAGTTCAAAAAAAGAGCCTCCTGTTCTTTATTTCTTGCAAGGTATGGTCTTGAGTAGTTCAAGTATTTCTCTACTGCCTCAATTGCATACGAACCAATTGGAATTATCCTATCTCTTTTTTTATTTCTGCATATAATATAGCCATGTTCAAGGTTGATGTCAGAAAGATTAAGACCAATTAGTTCACTTACTCTTATACCTGTTGCGTACAAAAGCTCAAGCATTGCCTTGTCCCTTATACCTTTTATATCATCTTCTCGTGGACAGCTCAAAAGTTTCTCTACCTCATCTTTTGTCAAGATTTGGGGAGGTGTTCTTTCAAGTTTAGGCGGGTCAATCTCTATTTTCCCTATGTCTACAATGTTCCGGTCCTT
This Caldicellulosiruptor changbaiensis DNA region includes the following protein-coding sequences:
- the mtnP gene encoding S-methyl-5'-thioadenosine phosphorylase, whose amino-acid sequence is MIGIIGGSGFYSFLENVKEIEIETPYGKPSDKIAISKVEGKEVAFIPRHGKTHIYPPHKVPYKANIYALKELGVDKIISTTACGSLKKEIMPGDFVIVDQFVDRTWGREDTFSDIGDVKHTSMAQPYDEQMREIAINVLEELGYRFHKKGTCVVIQGPRFSTLAESRWYSKMGFDVIGMTQYPEVALANELGIKYLNITLVTDYDAGLEDDPNIKPVSHEEVLRVFSANIEKLKTVIIEIIKRL
- a CDS encoding BMP family lipoprotein translates to MKKRLYAVLSLVVIAALLLSLNVSWNMANGSTSQKVFKVGLVTDVGGVNDRSFNQSAYEGLKKAEKELKIKTTLIQSKQMTDYIPNLQKLAKANYDLIITVGFLMHDSVVTVAKQFPKTKFLIIDSEISNLPNVASAMFREEQAGYLAGVAAALLEKGKFGKTTGKNVFGVVGGMKIPPVDRYIAGFKAGVLREIPKAKVIIKYTGKFDDPASGKQVALSIIAQGADFVFQVAGQTGLGVIQAAKEKGVYAIGVDSDQSYVAPNTVVTSAMKRVDVATYSVIKDTLNGKFKSGILYFELKNNGVGLAPFMKGVPKSVSDKINKVIADIKAGKIKIPTEVK
- a CDS encoding type 1 glutamine amidotransferase produces the protein MNMFPEALNLYGDRGNIITLQKRCEWRGMKANIVEYNFNSNEDILKSADIILLGGASDREQGIMYSHLLNLKDLLKSLIEDGVCLLAICGGYQLLGEAYIDANQNVIKGLGVLGFYTKSENKRLIGNIVIETTLDVFPKTVVGYENHGGRTYHGYQPFGKVLKGFGNNGKDRFEGLIYKNVIGTYLHGPLLPKNPHIADYILKKALERKYAFDALEFEKLDDTLEYMAHEKVKELYM
- a CDS encoding MurT ligase domain-containing protein — protein: MKNLRFYLATFAGITAKLLLKLLRKDATSAPGKIAYKICPDILKEIDRRCRFKILVSGTNGKTTTNNLINWIISPDKTILSNLKGSNMVNGIISAFINNLKKSYEIACFEVDEGSLPVVTKDLKADIFVTTNVFRDQLDRYGELDRVKDLILSHINGALAVINADDPNLASYSGEKKVFYSVDENALSRLANVTLDSWFCPVCNSQLEYTFYNVGHLGKYICSQCGYKNPESRFLITNIKSEDGSFVFDFMDRENGTKIQDIRWKVGGIYNLYNVCAAMSVAMLLGIETNKIKDRVETFTNKLGRMEEVEVYGKQVVISLVKNPIGMSETLKVIADDPCPKAIVFILNDNAADGKDVSWIWDADFDILSEVKNIRALFFGGKRKEDMALRVKYSSFELKDFEFIDFEKDLKKVISLEEAHKIYILPTYTALFKTKKIVESLKKT
- the xerD gene encoding site-specific tyrosine recombinase XerD; this translates as MKIVEAFYEHLCQKQRFSQNTVMSYLRDIKKYIEFLDNIGMKIEDTSQATIITYIINMQKSGKSNSTIARAIVSLKVFYEFLKDRNIVDIGKIEIDPPKLERTPPQILTKDEVEKLLSCPREDDIKGIRDKAMLELLYATGIRVSELIGLNLSDINLEHGYIICRNKKRDRIIPIGSYAIEAVEKYLNYSRPYLARNKEQEALFLNFNGARMTRQGFWKIVKFYANVAGINKEITPHILRHSFATHLIENGADVRAVQQMLGHADISTTQRYLQVANVKLKEVYQKAHPRA